A stretch of DNA from Brevibacterium ihuae:
CGTCACGCGCTCGACCTCGGCCCCGGTGGCCACGCCGGACCAGGCCTGGCCGGGCAGCCAGGCGGCGATCGCCTCGAGCTTGCCGGGTGAGAGCTCTGCATCGTACAGGTGTGCCATGTCATCCCTTTCGATTGCGGATCAGCTGTGCCCGCCGTCCGTGTTCGGGCCGAACGGATCGGCCATGGCCGCGACCGGCGGGTGATTCAGGCCTTGCGGGTGCCCGGCTGCCAGGCGCCGTCATCGACGGAGTAGTCGGCGAAGATCGCCGGCGTCTCGGCCTTCATGATCTCGGCGACCTTCCCGAACACGAGCCGGATCTCCTCCTCGGCACCGGGCGCGGTGCGCATCTCGACGACGTGGCGCAGTGAGCGGAGGTTGGCGGTGTAGACGATGCCGGTGCCCAGTCCCTCGGGGGCGAAGCGCCGCATGAACGACGTCATGTGCTTCTTGTGGGTGAAGTCCGTGCCCGCCTCGTCGAGGCCGAAGTGCTCGGTCATCCACTTCTGGTGCTCCTCGAGGGTGTCGAGGACCGCGAGGCTGCGCTCCATGAGCTCCTCGTCCTCGCGCGCCCACTCGGGGAACCAGAACGGGATCTCGGTGAGGCGGACGTAGCGGAGGGACTCCTGCGAGTAGGCGCAGCCGGCGCGGTGACGGATGAGCTCGTGGGTGAGCACGCGCGACACGTTGTGGAGGACGAAGGTGTAGTTCGCGTGCTCGAGCACGGAGCCGTGCTGCGAGGACACGACGTTGCCGAGGTAGGCCGCGGAATCGGTGCGCACCCGGGACACGTTGGGGTTGAGTCCCGGCTCCCACGAGCGGTAGCACATGCGACCGGCGAACTCGAGGAGGTCCTCCCCGTCGGGGCTGTCGGCGGCCTCGACGCGCTCGGCCCAGGACAGGCCGCCGACGTCGCCGAGGTACTTCTTCATCGCGTCCCAGTCGATCGACGGGCGGGCCAGAAGTTCGACGGTCGGTTCTACGTGGCGCACGGTGGTCCTCTTTCTCAGGTGTGGTGCCCGGTGAACGGGTCCCAGGGCGGCGGGCCGCCTCGACGGCACGGCGCTCGGCGGCACCGCATCGGATCCAGCCTAGTCGGTCGACCGGCGAAGTGCAGGAGGGTGTTCGGGTGCGGTTCGGACGGTGTTCGGATTGCGATTTCCTGCGGTTTCGTTCTCAGGAACCTTCGGAAATTGCGGTCTCAGGGGACGCGGTGGGTCCAGGCCTCGGTGCCGAACTTCGTCGCGACGAGTTCCTCGGCCCGTGCGAGCTCCTCCTCGGTGAGCGCCCCGGTCGCCGCCCCGTAGCGGGCGGTGAACGTGTCGATCATCGTGCTGATGATCTCCTGGCGGCTCGCCCCGGTCTGCCGGCGCAGCGGATCGACGCGCTTCTTGGCGCTCCGCACGCCCTTGTCGGAGATCTTCGCCTCGCCGATCCGGAGCACCTCGACCATCGTGTCCGCATCGATGTCGTAGCTCAGAGTCGCGTGATGGAGCAGGGTGCCGGAGGTGAGGCGGCGCTGAGCGGCCCCGCCGATCTTGCCGTCGGTCGAGGTGATGTCGTTGATCGGGACGTACCACGCGTTCACCCCGAGGTCGCCGAGCGCGGCGATGACCCAGCGGTCGAGGAACGCGTAGGACTTGGCGTAGTCGAGACCGGCGATGATCGAGTCGGGGACGTACATCGAGTAGGTGACGCAGTTGCCGCCCTCCATGAACATCGCGCCGCCGCCGGAGATCCGGCGGATGACGTCGACCGCGTGCTCCGCCACGCCCTCGGGTCGCAGCTCGTTGACGTAGGACTGGAACGAGCCGATGACGGTCGCCCGGTCCTCCCACTCCCAGAACCGGAGCGTGGGCCGCCGGCGGCCGGCGTCGACCTCGGTGAGGAGGACCTCGTCGAGCGCGACATTCATCCGGCTCGGCAGCACCGGGCCGTG
This window harbors:
- the thyX gene encoding FAD-dependent thymidylate synthase — encoded protein: MRHVEPTVELLARPSIDWDAMKKYLGDVGGLSWAERVEAADSPDGEDLLEFAGRMCYRSWEPGLNPNVSRVRTDSAAYLGNVVSSQHGSVLEHANYTFVLHNVSRVLTHELIRHRAGCAYSQESLRYVRLTEIPFWFPEWAREDEELMERSLAVLDTLEEHQKWMTEHFGLDEAGTDFTHKKHMTSFMRRFAPEGLGTGIVYTANLRSLRHVVEMRTAPGAEEEIRLVFGKVAEIMKAETPAIFADYSVDDGAWQPGTRKA
- a CDS encoding lipoate--protein ligase family protein, producing the protein MTVEHLHAEHKVTGGKLVVADVETDGSTITGVTISGDFFLEPEEAYFDLAPSLVGASVRDDSASLVRRLDAALERYGSGLHMHGFSTADIATVVRRAVTKATNFSDFDWEVVHGPVLPSRMNVALDEVLLTEVDAGRRRPTLRFWEWEDRATVIGSFQSYVNELRPEGVAEHAVDVIRRISGGGAMFMEGGNCVTYSMYVPDSIIAGLDYAKSYAFLDRWVIAALGDLGVNAWYVPINDITSTDGKIGGAAQRRLTSGTLLHHATLSYDIDADTMVEVLRIGEAKISDKGVRSAKKRVDPLRRQTGASRQEIISTMIDTFTARYGAATGALTEEELARAEELVATKFGTEAWTHRVP